A genomic stretch from Neomonachus schauinslandi chromosome 16, ASM220157v2, whole genome shotgun sequence includes:
- the FBL gene encoding rRNA 2'-O-methyltransferase fibrillarin: MKPGFSPRGGGFGGRGGFGDRGGRGGGRGGFGGGRGRGGGFRGRGRGGGGRGGGGFQSGGNRGRGRGGKRGNQSGKNVMVEPHRHEGVFICRGKEDALVTKNLVPGESVYGEKRVSIAEGDDKIEYRAWNPFRSKLAAAILGGVDQIHIKPGAKVLYLGAASGTTVSHVSDIVGPDGLVYAVEFSHRSGRDLINLAKKRTNIIPVIEDARHPHKYRMLIAMVDVIFADVAQPDQTRIVALNAHTFLRNGGHFVISIKANCIDSTASAEAVFASEVKKMQQENMKPQEQLTLEPYERDHAVVVGVYRPPPKVKN, translated from the exons GTTTCAGCCCCCGTGGGGGCGGCTTCGGTGGCCGAGGGGGCTTTGGTGACCGTGGTGGTCGTGGTGGAGGCCGAGGAGGCTTTGGAGGGGGCAGAGGTCGTGGTGGCGGCTTTAGGGGCCGaggccgaggaggaggaggacgaggtg GTGGAGGTTTCCAGTCTGGTGGCAACCGGGGTCGTGGTcggggagggaaaagaggaaaccaGTCAGGGAAGAATGTGATGGTGGAACCTCATCGGCATGAAG GTGTCTTCATTTGTCGAGGAAAGGAAGATGCACTTGTCACCAAGAATCTGGTCCCTGGAGAATCAGTTTATGGAGAGAAGAGAGTCTCAATTGCG GAGGGAGACGACAAAATCGAGTACCGTGCCTGGAACCCCTTCCGCTCCAAGCTGGCAGCAGCAATCCTGGGTGGCGTGGATCAGATCCATATCAAGCCAGGGGCCAAGGTGCTCTACCTTGGGGCTGCATCAGGCACCACTGTCTCCCACGTCTCTGACATCGTAGGCCCG GACGGTCTAGTCTATGCAGTTGAGTTCTCCCACCGCTCTGGCCGTGACCTCATTAACTTGGCCAAGAAGAGGACCAACATTATTCCTGTTATTGAGGATGCTCGGCACCCACACAAATACCGCATGCTCATCG CAATGGTGGATGTGATCTTTGCCGATGTGGCCCAGCCAGACCAGACCCGGATCGTAGCCCTGAATGCCCACACTTTCCTTCGTAACGGAGGACACTTTGTGATTTCTATTAAG gCCAACTGCATTGACTCCACGGCGTCTGCTGAGGCTGTGTTTGCCTCTGAAGTGAAGAAGATGCAGCAGGAGAACATGAAGCCCCAGGAGCAGTTGACCTTAGAGCCGTATGAGAGAGACCACGCGGTGGTGGTGGGTGTGTACAG GCCACCTCCCAAGGTGAAGAACTGA
- the DYRK1B gene encoding dual specificity tyrosine-phosphorylation-regulated kinase 1B isoform X1, with the protein MAVPPGHGPFSGFPGPQEHTQVLPDVRLLPRRLPLAFRDASSAPLRKLSVDLIKTYKHINEVYYAKKKRRAQQAPPQDSSTKKEKKVLNHGYDDDNHDYIVRSGERWLERYEIDSLIGKGSFGQVVKAYDHQTQELVAIKIIKNKKAFLNQAQIELRLLELMNQHDTEMKYYIVHLKRHFMFRNHLCLVFELLSYNLYDLLRNTHFRGVSLNLTRKLAQQLCTALLFLATPELSIIHCDLKPENILLCNPKRSAIKIVDFGSSCQLGQRIYQYIQSRFYRSPEVLLGTPYDLAIDMWSLGCILVEMHTGEPLFSGSNEVDQMNRIVEVLGIPPAPMLDQAPKARKYFERLPGGGWTLRRTKELRKDYQGPGTRRLQEVLGVQTGGPGGRRAGEPGHSPADYLRFQDLVLRMLEYEPAARISPLGALQHGFFRRTADEATNTGPAGSSASTSPAPLDTCPSSSTASSISSSGGSSGSSSDNRTYRYSNRYCGGPGPPITDCEMNSPQVPPSQPLRPWAGGDVPHKTHQAPASASSLPGAGAQLPPQPRCLGRPPSPTSPPPPELMDVSLVGGPPDCSPPHPAPAPQHPAASALRTRMTGGRPPLPPPDNPATLGPRLGLRGVPQSTAASS; encoded by the exons ATGGCCGTCCCACCAGGCCATGGTCCCTTCTCTGGCTTCCCGGGGCCCCAGGAGCACACGCAG GTATTGCCTGATGTGCGGCTGTTGCCACGGAGGCTGCCCCTGGCCTTCCGGGACGCGAGCTCAGCCCCGCTGCGCAAGCTCTCCGTGGACCTCATCAAGACCTACAAGCACATCAATGAg GTATACTATGCGAAGAAGAAGCGGCGGGCCCAGCAAGCGCCACCTCAGGACTCGAGCaccaagaaggagaagaaggtcCTGAACCATGGTTACGACGATGACAACCACGACTACATTGTGCGCAGTGGCGAGCGCTGGCTGGAGCGCTACGAGATTGACTCACTCATCGGCAAAGGCTCCTTTGGCCAG GTGGTGAAAGCCTATGATCATCAGACCCAGGAGCTGGTGGCCATCAAGATCATCAAGAACAAAAAGGCCTTCTTGAACCAGGCCCAGATTGAGCTGCGGCTGCTGGAGCTGATGAACCAGCACGACACAGAGATGAAGTACTACATAG TGCACCTGAAGCGGCACTTCATGTTCCGGAACCACCTGTGCCTGGTGTTCGAGCTGCTTTCCTACAACCTGTACGACCTCCTGCGCAACACGCACTTCCGCGGCGTCTCGCTGAACCTGACGCGGAAGCTGGCGCAGCAGCTCTGCACGGCGCTGCTCTTCCTGGCCACGCCCGAGCTCAGCATCATTCACTGCGACCTCAAGCCCGAGAACATCCTGCTCTGCAACCCCAAGCGCAGCGCCATCAAGATCGTGGACTTCGGCAGCTCCTGCCAGCTTGGCCAGCGG ATCTATCAGTACATCCAGAGCCGCTTCTACCGGTCGCCTGAGGTGCTGCTGGGCACACCCTACGACCTGGCCATTGACATGTGGTCCCTGGGCTGCATCCTGGTGGAGATGCACACCGGAGAGCCCCTCTTCAGTGGCTCCAATGAG GTGGACCAGATGAACCGGATTGTGGAGGTGCTGGGCATCCCACCAGCCCCCATGCTGGACCAGGCACCCAAGGCTCGCAAGTACTTTGAACGGCTGCCTGGGGGTGGCTGGACCCTACGAAGGACAAAGGAACTCAGGAAG gaTTACCAGGGCCCCGGGACACGGCGGCTGCAGGAGGTGCTGGGCGTGCAGACGGGCGGGCCCGGGGGCCGGCGGGCGGGGGAGCCGGGCCACAGCCCCGCCGACTACCTCCGCTTCCAGGACCTGGTGCTGCGCATGCTGGAGTATGAGCCCGCCGCCCGCATCAGCCCACTGGGGGCTCTGCAGCACGGCTTCTTCCGCCGCACGGCTGATGAGGCCACCAACACGGGCCCGGCAGGCAGCAGTGCCTCCACCTCGCCCGCACCCCTTGACACCTGTCCCTCCTCCAGCACCGCCAGCTCCATCTCCAGCTCTG GAGGCTCCAGCGGCTCCTCCAGTGACAACCGGACCTACCGATACAGCAACCGATATTGTGGGGGCCCTGGGCCCCCCATCACTGACTGTGAGATGAACAGCCCCCAG GTCCCACCCTCCCAGCCGCTGCGCCCCTGGGCAGGGGGTGATGTGCCCCACAAGACACATCAGGCCCCTGCCTCTGCTTCGTCACTGCCAGGGGCCGGGGCCCAGTTACCCCCCCAACCCCGATGCCTTGGCCGTCCCCCATCACCaacctcaccaccacccccagagCTGATGGATGTGAGCCTGGTGGGCGGCCCTCCGGACTGCTCCCCACCTCACCCAGCGCCTGCCCCCCAGCACCCGGCTGCCTCAGCCCTCCGGACTCGGATGACAGGAGGTCgtccacccctcccaccccctgatAACCCTGCCACTCTGGGGCCTCGCTTGGGCCTCCGTGGTGTACCCCAGAGCACGGCAGCCAGCTCAtga
- the DYRK1B gene encoding dual specificity tyrosine-phosphorylation-regulated kinase 1B isoform X2, with the protein MAVPPGHGPFSGFPGPQEHTQVLPDVRLLPRRLPLAFRDASSAPLRKLSVDLIKTYKHINEVYYAKKKRRAQQAPPQDSSTKKEKKVLNHGYDDDNHDYIVRSGERWLERYEIDSLIGKGSFGQVVKAYDHQTQELVAIKIIKNKKAFLNQAQIELRLLELMNQHDTEMKYYIVHLKRHFMFRNHLCLVFELLSYNLYDLLRNTHFRGVSLNLTRKLAQQLCTALLFLATPELSIIHCDLKPENILLCNPKRSAIKIVDFGSSCQLGQRIYQYIQSRFYRSPEVLLGTPYDLAIDMWSLGCILVEMHTGEPLFSGSNEVDQMNRIVEVLGIPPAPMLDQAPKARKYFERLPGGGWTLRRTKELRKDYQGPGTRRLQEDLVLRMLEYEPAARISPLGALQHGFFRRTADEATNTGPAGSSASTSPAPLDTCPSSSTASSISSSGGSSGSSSDNRTYRYSNRYCGGPGPPITDCEMNSPQVPPSQPLRPWAGGDVPHKTHQAPASASSLPGAGAQLPPQPRCLGRPPSPTSPPPPELMDVSLVGGPPDCSPPHPAPAPQHPAASALRTRMTGGRPPLPPPDNPATLGPRLGLRGVPQSTAASS; encoded by the exons ATGGCCGTCCCACCAGGCCATGGTCCCTTCTCTGGCTTCCCGGGGCCCCAGGAGCACACGCAG GTATTGCCTGATGTGCGGCTGTTGCCACGGAGGCTGCCCCTGGCCTTCCGGGACGCGAGCTCAGCCCCGCTGCGCAAGCTCTCCGTGGACCTCATCAAGACCTACAAGCACATCAATGAg GTATACTATGCGAAGAAGAAGCGGCGGGCCCAGCAAGCGCCACCTCAGGACTCGAGCaccaagaaggagaagaaggtcCTGAACCATGGTTACGACGATGACAACCACGACTACATTGTGCGCAGTGGCGAGCGCTGGCTGGAGCGCTACGAGATTGACTCACTCATCGGCAAAGGCTCCTTTGGCCAG GTGGTGAAAGCCTATGATCATCAGACCCAGGAGCTGGTGGCCATCAAGATCATCAAGAACAAAAAGGCCTTCTTGAACCAGGCCCAGATTGAGCTGCGGCTGCTGGAGCTGATGAACCAGCACGACACAGAGATGAAGTACTACATAG TGCACCTGAAGCGGCACTTCATGTTCCGGAACCACCTGTGCCTGGTGTTCGAGCTGCTTTCCTACAACCTGTACGACCTCCTGCGCAACACGCACTTCCGCGGCGTCTCGCTGAACCTGACGCGGAAGCTGGCGCAGCAGCTCTGCACGGCGCTGCTCTTCCTGGCCACGCCCGAGCTCAGCATCATTCACTGCGACCTCAAGCCCGAGAACATCCTGCTCTGCAACCCCAAGCGCAGCGCCATCAAGATCGTGGACTTCGGCAGCTCCTGCCAGCTTGGCCAGCGG ATCTATCAGTACATCCAGAGCCGCTTCTACCGGTCGCCTGAGGTGCTGCTGGGCACACCCTACGACCTGGCCATTGACATGTGGTCCCTGGGCTGCATCCTGGTGGAGATGCACACCGGAGAGCCCCTCTTCAGTGGCTCCAATGAG GTGGACCAGATGAACCGGATTGTGGAGGTGCTGGGCATCCCACCAGCCCCCATGCTGGACCAGGCACCCAAGGCTCGCAAGTACTTTGAACGGCTGCCTGGGGGTGGCTGGACCCTACGAAGGACAAAGGAACTCAGGAAG gaTTACCAGGGCCCCGGGACACGGCGGCTGCAGGAG GACCTGGTGCTGCGCATGCTGGAGTATGAGCCCGCCGCCCGCATCAGCCCACTGGGGGCTCTGCAGCACGGCTTCTTCCGCCGCACGGCTGATGAGGCCACCAACACGGGCCCGGCAGGCAGCAGTGCCTCCACCTCGCCCGCACCCCTTGACACCTGTCCCTCCTCCAGCACCGCCAGCTCCATCTCCAGCTCTG GAGGCTCCAGCGGCTCCTCCAGTGACAACCGGACCTACCGATACAGCAACCGATATTGTGGGGGCCCTGGGCCCCCCATCACTGACTGTGAGATGAACAGCCCCCAG GTCCCACCCTCCCAGCCGCTGCGCCCCTGGGCAGGGGGTGATGTGCCCCACAAGACACATCAGGCCCCTGCCTCTGCTTCGTCACTGCCAGGGGCCGGGGCCCAGTTACCCCCCCAACCCCGATGCCTTGGCCGTCCCCCATCACCaacctcaccaccacccccagagCTGATGGATGTGAGCCTGGTGGGCGGCCCTCCGGACTGCTCCCCACCTCACCCAGCGCCTGCCCCCCAGCACCCGGCTGCCTCAGCCCTCCGGACTCGGATGACAGGAGGTCgtccacccctcccaccccctgatAACCCTGCCACTCTGGGGCCTCGCTTGGGCCTCCGTGGTGTACCCCAGAGCACGGCAGCCAGCTCAtga
- the DYRK1B gene encoding dual specificity tyrosine-phosphorylation-regulated kinase 1B isoform X4 → MAVPPGHGPFSGFPGPQEHTQVLPDVRLLPRRLPLAFRDASSAPLRKLSVDLIKTYKHINEVYYAKKKRRAQQAPPQDSSTKKEKKVLNHGYDDDNHDYIVRSGERWLERYEIDSLIGKGSFGQVVKAYDHQTQELVAIKIIKNKKAFLNQAQIELRLLELMNQHDTEMKYYIVHLKRHFMFRNHLCLVFELLSYNLYDLLRNTHFRGVSLNLTRKLAQQLCTALLFLATPELSIIHCDLKPENILLCNPKRSAIKIVDFGSSCQLGQRIYQYIQSRFYRSPEVLLGTPYDLAIDMWSLGCILVEMHTGEPLFSGSNEMNRIVEVLGIPPAPMLDQAPKARKYFERLPGGGWTLRRTKELRKDLVLRMLEYEPAARISPLGALQHGFFRRTADEATNTGPAGSSASTSPAPLDTCPSSSTASSISSSGGSSGSSSDNRTYRYSNRYCGGPGPPITDCEMNSPQVPPSQPLRPWAGGDVPHKTHQAPASASSLPGAGAQLPPQPRCLGRPPSPTSPPPPELMDVSLVGGPPDCSPPHPAPAPQHPAASALRTRMTGGRPPLPPPDNPATLGPRLGLRGVPQSTAASS, encoded by the exons ATGGCCGTCCCACCAGGCCATGGTCCCTTCTCTGGCTTCCCGGGGCCCCAGGAGCACACGCAG GTATTGCCTGATGTGCGGCTGTTGCCACGGAGGCTGCCCCTGGCCTTCCGGGACGCGAGCTCAGCCCCGCTGCGCAAGCTCTCCGTGGACCTCATCAAGACCTACAAGCACATCAATGAg GTATACTATGCGAAGAAGAAGCGGCGGGCCCAGCAAGCGCCACCTCAGGACTCGAGCaccaagaaggagaagaaggtcCTGAACCATGGTTACGACGATGACAACCACGACTACATTGTGCGCAGTGGCGAGCGCTGGCTGGAGCGCTACGAGATTGACTCACTCATCGGCAAAGGCTCCTTTGGCCAG GTGGTGAAAGCCTATGATCATCAGACCCAGGAGCTGGTGGCCATCAAGATCATCAAGAACAAAAAGGCCTTCTTGAACCAGGCCCAGATTGAGCTGCGGCTGCTGGAGCTGATGAACCAGCACGACACAGAGATGAAGTACTACATAG TGCACCTGAAGCGGCACTTCATGTTCCGGAACCACCTGTGCCTGGTGTTCGAGCTGCTTTCCTACAACCTGTACGACCTCCTGCGCAACACGCACTTCCGCGGCGTCTCGCTGAACCTGACGCGGAAGCTGGCGCAGCAGCTCTGCACGGCGCTGCTCTTCCTGGCCACGCCCGAGCTCAGCATCATTCACTGCGACCTCAAGCCCGAGAACATCCTGCTCTGCAACCCCAAGCGCAGCGCCATCAAGATCGTGGACTTCGGCAGCTCCTGCCAGCTTGGCCAGCGG ATCTATCAGTACATCCAGAGCCGCTTCTACCGGTCGCCTGAGGTGCTGCTGGGCACACCCTACGACCTGGCCATTGACATGTGGTCCCTGGGCTGCATCCTGGTGGAGATGCACACCGGAGAGCCCCTCTTCAGTGGCTCCAATGAG ATGAACCGGATTGTGGAGGTGCTGGGCATCCCACCAGCCCCCATGCTGGACCAGGCACCCAAGGCTCGCAAGTACTTTGAACGGCTGCCTGGGGGTGGCTGGACCCTACGAAGGACAAAGGAACTCAGGAAG GACCTGGTGCTGCGCATGCTGGAGTATGAGCCCGCCGCCCGCATCAGCCCACTGGGGGCTCTGCAGCACGGCTTCTTCCGCCGCACGGCTGATGAGGCCACCAACACGGGCCCGGCAGGCAGCAGTGCCTCCACCTCGCCCGCACCCCTTGACACCTGTCCCTCCTCCAGCACCGCCAGCTCCATCTCCAGCTCTG GAGGCTCCAGCGGCTCCTCCAGTGACAACCGGACCTACCGATACAGCAACCGATATTGTGGGGGCCCTGGGCCCCCCATCACTGACTGTGAGATGAACAGCCCCCAG GTCCCACCCTCCCAGCCGCTGCGCCCCTGGGCAGGGGGTGATGTGCCCCACAAGACACATCAGGCCCCTGCCTCTGCTTCGTCACTGCCAGGGGCCGGGGCCCAGTTACCCCCCCAACCCCGATGCCTTGGCCGTCCCCCATCACCaacctcaccaccacccccagagCTGATGGATGTGAGCCTGGTGGGCGGCCCTCCGGACTGCTCCCCACCTCACCCAGCGCCTGCCCCCCAGCACCCGGCTGCCTCAGCCCTCCGGACTCGGATGACAGGAGGTCgtccacccctcccaccccctgatAACCCTGCCACTCTGGGGCCTCGCTTGGGCCTCCGTGGTGTACCCCAGAGCACGGCAGCCAGCTCAtga
- the DYRK1B gene encoding dual specificity tyrosine-phosphorylation-regulated kinase 1B isoform X3, with amino-acid sequence MAVPPGHGPFSGFPGPQEHTQVLPDVRLLPRRLPLAFRDASSAPLRKLSVDLIKTYKHINEVYYAKKKRRAQQAPPQDSSTKKEKKVLNHGYDDDNHDYIVRSGERWLERYEIDSLIGKGSFGQVVKAYDHQTQELVAIKIIKNKKAFLNQAQIELRLLELMNQHDTEMKYYIVHLKRHFMFRNHLCLVFELLSYNLYDLLRNTHFRGVSLNLTRKLAQQLCTALLFLATPELSIIHCDLKPENILLCNPKRSAIKIVDFGSSCQLGQRIYQYIQSRFYRSPEVLLGTPYDLAIDMWSLGCILVEMHTGEPLFSGSNEVDQMNRIVEVLGIPPAPMLDQAPKARKYFERLPGGGWTLRRTKELRKDLVLRMLEYEPAARISPLGALQHGFFRRTADEATNTGPAGSSASTSPAPLDTCPSSSTASSISSSGGSSGSSSDNRTYRYSNRYCGGPGPPITDCEMNSPQVPPSQPLRPWAGGDVPHKTHQAPASASSLPGAGAQLPPQPRCLGRPPSPTSPPPPELMDVSLVGGPPDCSPPHPAPAPQHPAASALRTRMTGGRPPLPPPDNPATLGPRLGLRGVPQSTAASS; translated from the exons ATGGCCGTCCCACCAGGCCATGGTCCCTTCTCTGGCTTCCCGGGGCCCCAGGAGCACACGCAG GTATTGCCTGATGTGCGGCTGTTGCCACGGAGGCTGCCCCTGGCCTTCCGGGACGCGAGCTCAGCCCCGCTGCGCAAGCTCTCCGTGGACCTCATCAAGACCTACAAGCACATCAATGAg GTATACTATGCGAAGAAGAAGCGGCGGGCCCAGCAAGCGCCACCTCAGGACTCGAGCaccaagaaggagaagaaggtcCTGAACCATGGTTACGACGATGACAACCACGACTACATTGTGCGCAGTGGCGAGCGCTGGCTGGAGCGCTACGAGATTGACTCACTCATCGGCAAAGGCTCCTTTGGCCAG GTGGTGAAAGCCTATGATCATCAGACCCAGGAGCTGGTGGCCATCAAGATCATCAAGAACAAAAAGGCCTTCTTGAACCAGGCCCAGATTGAGCTGCGGCTGCTGGAGCTGATGAACCAGCACGACACAGAGATGAAGTACTACATAG TGCACCTGAAGCGGCACTTCATGTTCCGGAACCACCTGTGCCTGGTGTTCGAGCTGCTTTCCTACAACCTGTACGACCTCCTGCGCAACACGCACTTCCGCGGCGTCTCGCTGAACCTGACGCGGAAGCTGGCGCAGCAGCTCTGCACGGCGCTGCTCTTCCTGGCCACGCCCGAGCTCAGCATCATTCACTGCGACCTCAAGCCCGAGAACATCCTGCTCTGCAACCCCAAGCGCAGCGCCATCAAGATCGTGGACTTCGGCAGCTCCTGCCAGCTTGGCCAGCGG ATCTATCAGTACATCCAGAGCCGCTTCTACCGGTCGCCTGAGGTGCTGCTGGGCACACCCTACGACCTGGCCATTGACATGTGGTCCCTGGGCTGCATCCTGGTGGAGATGCACACCGGAGAGCCCCTCTTCAGTGGCTCCAATGAG GTGGACCAGATGAACCGGATTGTGGAGGTGCTGGGCATCCCACCAGCCCCCATGCTGGACCAGGCACCCAAGGCTCGCAAGTACTTTGAACGGCTGCCTGGGGGTGGCTGGACCCTACGAAGGACAAAGGAACTCAGGAAG GACCTGGTGCTGCGCATGCTGGAGTATGAGCCCGCCGCCCGCATCAGCCCACTGGGGGCTCTGCAGCACGGCTTCTTCCGCCGCACGGCTGATGAGGCCACCAACACGGGCCCGGCAGGCAGCAGTGCCTCCACCTCGCCCGCACCCCTTGACACCTGTCCCTCCTCCAGCACCGCCAGCTCCATCTCCAGCTCTG GAGGCTCCAGCGGCTCCTCCAGTGACAACCGGACCTACCGATACAGCAACCGATATTGTGGGGGCCCTGGGCCCCCCATCACTGACTGTGAGATGAACAGCCCCCAG GTCCCACCCTCCCAGCCGCTGCGCCCCTGGGCAGGGGGTGATGTGCCCCACAAGACACATCAGGCCCCTGCCTCTGCTTCGTCACTGCCAGGGGCCGGGGCCCAGTTACCCCCCCAACCCCGATGCCTTGGCCGTCCCCCATCACCaacctcaccaccacccccagagCTGATGGATGTGAGCCTGGTGGGCGGCCCTCCGGACTGCTCCCCACCTCACCCAGCGCCTGCCCCCCAGCACCCGGCTGCCTCAGCCCTCCGGACTCGGATGACAGGAGGTCgtccacccctcccaccccctgatAACCCTGCCACTCTGGGGCCTCGCTTGGGCCTCCGTGGTGTACCCCAGAGCACGGCAGCCAGCTCAtga